One region of Chloroflexota bacterium genomic DNA includes:
- a CDS encoding polymer-forming cytoskeletal protein: MFSKERRPDPDVIDVTIGPRATFSGNLRCDGSVRIEGVMESGEIETLGNVIIANSAKVVGDIKARTVSISGAYKGVIDAKRVELLEGGRAWGTIKVVSFLLDDGAYLRGELVMQEETPVEPFALPRGETTIPVQETAEQAGR, translated from the coding sequence ATGTTCAGCAAGGAACGCAGACCTGATCCGGACGTAATCGATGTAACGATTGGCCCAAGAGCTACCTTCAGCGGCAACCTGCGCTGTGACGGCAGTGTGCGCATCGAGGGCGTGATGGAAAGTGGTGAGATCGAGACATTGGGCAACGTCATTATTGCCAATAGCGCCAAAGTGGTGGGCGATATCAAGGCCCGGACTGTGTCCATTTCAGGAGCTTACAAGGGCGTGATAGATGCGAAGCGGGTCGAGCTGCTGGAGGGTGGTCGGGCCTGGGGAACGATCAAGGTCGTCTCCTTCCTTTTGGATGACGGCGCCTATCTTCGCGGGGAGTTGGTCATGCAGGAAGAAACCCCTGTTGAGCCCTTCGCTCTGCCACGGGGAGAGACAACTATTCCTGTTCAGGAGACCGCCGAGCAGGCAGGTCGATAG